TTTAAGGATAAACCTTACGGTAATAAATATGTGGCCGAGGTGCTGCCCGGATTTGGCTATACTGAACAAGCCGAAGTGCAAAAAGGCGTGGTACTGATCAGGATTAGCATGCGGGTGTTTTTGCCCAAAAGCGCCGCCTGGGTAAGGAGCGAAGGGCGTAACAGCACGGCCCTTAACCACGAGCAAAGGCATTTTGATATAGCCAAAATTGCAGCACGGCATTTTCAACAGGCGCTACTAAGCATGAAAATACCGGCCGATAATTATGATGGGTACATTAACGTGCAATACCTTGACTCGTACCGGGAGATGAACCAGTTGCAGGACAACTATGATAAGGAAACCAATCACGGCGTAAACGGTGCGGCACAGCAAAGGTGGGATGCGAGAATTGATAAGGAGTTGAAAGAGTTGTTGTAAAAAACGAATGGATATTAGATACAACCATCTCCCGCCTTCAAGCTGAGTAATGAAATCTGGCGATTATGAAGGTTAAATTGCATTTATACCTTTGTCATGCTGAGAAACGAAGCATCTTCTTCGCCCCGTATGGCCGCTGTGCTTATTTTAGAAGATGCTTCGTGCCGCTGACCGAAGTCGGACACTAATAGTCGGAGACTCCGAACAGCTTAATAGGAATGGAGTTCCTGTGTTAGGTAAGCGTGTTTTAATGCCCCACAACCACATCCCCGCTCGCCTCAACCTTATGCTTTATAGATCGTTTTCCAACAAACACAATCAACAAGGCAATAACCGATGATGAGATCATCACTACCGACATGGGCAACGAGCTGTGAATTTTAATAGCCGAAATGCCGATAGAGGCCCCGGCACCAACTGCCATCTGCGCAGCACCCATTAAAGCCGAAGCTGCACCCGCGTTTTGTGTAAAAGGAGCCAACGATAGCGCCGAGGTATTAGGTGCACAAATGCCTACGCAGCACAGTACCCCAAATATTAAAGCTATGGTAGCTGCCAATCCAAACCAATGGTTAAGAGAACCGATGAAAAACACCGTTGATATGATTACCATACAAATAATGGAAACATTGATCATTTGCCCGCTTTTATATTTTTTGATAAGCAGGCTGTTTAACTGGCTCGAGCCTATAAAACCAACCGATAGTCCGGCAAATAACCACCCAAACTGGTTTTTAGTTAAGTGAAAACCATCAATAAACACAATAGGCGATGCCGACACGTAGGCAAACAAACCGGCAAAAGCGAACGCCCCGCCGAAGGCATAGGTTACAAATTGCGCGTCTTTCAGTACTGTTAAAAAATTACCGATGATAGGACCCGGCTTTAATGAATATGTTGGATCGGGTTGATAGCTTTCGGGTAGGAGGAAGATCACGGCCAGCAAGATCAGTACGGCTATAATGGTTAAAATGAGGAAGATGATCTGCCATTCAAAATGCGTGCTGATATAACTGCCGATGGTAGGGGCCAGCATGGGCGATGCGCCAAGCACCAGGATCAGCATCGAAAAAACTTTGGCAATATCCTCAACCGGGAAGAGGTCGCGCACCATGGTCATGGCGGCTACGCTGGCGGCACAACTGCCTACCGCCTGGAAAAAGCGCAACACAATCAACACTTCAAGCGAGGTGGTAAAAAAGCAACCCAGCGATGCCGCGATGTATAGCCCAAGCCCCCAGTAAAGCGGCGGTTTACGGCCAAACCTGTCCAGTAACGGGCCGTAAAGTAACTGCCCTGCTCCAATACCAATAAAATAGCTGGATAGCGAAAGCGTAACCTCATCAGATGATACGTGCATGTAATTGGCGATAGCCGTAAAGGCCGGCAAATACATATCGATAGAAAAAGGGCCAAGTGCGGTGAGCGATCCCAGTATAAGGATCAGTATAATATATTTTTGTTTGGTCATTGTTGTTGGGTTGATGGATGTTAGTTCATGGTTCATAGATCATAGTTCATAGCAGGAAAAGCCCTGCCTGCAGATGGAGCATACTACCATGAACTATGAACCATCAACTATTGACTGCGAAGCACCTAAAATGTCTCGCCTAAATTAAGGTTTATTGACGAGAAGTTGCGGCTTACTCCGTAATCGAGACTGATATTGGTACCCGATTTTTTGTTGAACTTGAAACGCAAACCTGTGCCGCCAGCCGGGTGCCAGTACATAAAGCTATGATCTTCAGGCTCGGTAACGGCGTTTACATTAGCAAATAATACAAAGCCCAGCAGGCCGTTTCGGGTAATATCGCGGCGGTATTCAGTTTCAAAATAAACCAGCCTGTCGCCCCGGTAGCGGCTTTGCGGAAAGCCCCGGCCTGCACGTTGGTAGGGTTCCCAACCCAAACTCGGCAGGTTGAGGTAGGGAGTGCGGGGTGTTAAAGTTGTCCAGTAAAAAGCCCACAAAGCCAGTACATTTTTGGGGCCTGTGCTGCTTAACTGCAGGTATTTGCGCATATCAATATAAAGTGACTGCCAGTTGGTATGGCTGCCGAAGATTTTGGTATTTACCCGGTAAACAATATTGGTATAAGCACCGGGCAAAGGGTTGATGGAGTTTTTGCGCGAATCGTAAAGTAAATTTACAGTCATGCCCGATGAAAAGGCATCCTGGTCGGCGGCGGTGCCGTACCTGTAGCCCGTAAATTTTCGCAGGGTTTGATCGCCGTTGCTTTCTATATCGATATAATAATCAAGGTTATAGCCTAAACCGGCATAAAAATAGGGCTTAATTTGTTTTAAAACGCTTTGATAAAAACGCAGGTAATTGTAGTTAACCAAAAATTTATCTGTTGATGCCTGGTTGCCGCCAAGGCCCCAGGTATATTGCGGGTATACCATCAGGCGGGTGTCGCCTTGTATATTCCACTCGTTATTGGCCAGCCATATGTTTGAGCGGATGGGTAAGCCATACCTGCCCCTGAAATTAAAATAGGGTGTAAAAACAAAACTCGAAATATTTGTTGTGGCCTGGTCGCCCAGGTAAAAGCCCGCTGTGGTTGATGTAAATAATGCCTTGCCGCCGCTGCGCCCATCGCTTGATGAGGTAGGGAAAAAAGAGAAATAAACCTTCTTTTTTTGCGGGGCGGTTTGCCGGGGTTTAATATCAAAAAGCGAGCGAAAAATATCAATAACGTCTTTCTGGGGTACGGTATCTTTTTTAAAGCCCGCAGCGGTATCGGTAATGCTTTGGGCCTGCATTGCCATGGGTAATAAACAGAAAAGTACTACCAATAAACTTTTCACCATTATTGATTAAACGGAAAATGCCGACACTCTGTTTGCTGGCTTAACTATTTTTAACAATAACGGATAAGATAATAAAAACGCTTCAGCTTAGGTGCATTTTTACCGGGGTGCTTGCTTCAAAATAATAAAAAAGCCCGCAAACATTACGTGTGCGGGCTTCCTAAAGGTGATCAACTAATGCTTAATGATACGTTGTTGTTTTAGTTACCGTAGTTTTGGTAGTGGTATAATGGTGGTGCGGATGCGCCCTGCGCCATGCAATACGTGCCGCGCGTTTTCTTTTTTCTTCCCTGCGGCGGGCTTCATTACCAATAACATAACCACCGCCGGCACCAATAGCGCCGCCAATAAGCGCTCCACCGGCACTGTGCGTAGCCAGGCCGCCTATAACAGCACCGCCGGCACCGCCAATAATGGCTCCTTTACCTTGTTTACTTATTCCTTTTTTGGTTTGAGCACCTGCGTTGGTATCTACAAACAGACTAATACCTATCAGCAGGCTCATATATATCATTAATTTTTTCATAGCGGTATGTTTTTAATAAGTGTTAACCGGTAACACCTATACAAATAACAGGCCGTTTTTAATTAATGAAAGGTCATTTTAAAAATTCTGTTACCGCTTTTGAAAATTCGGGCGTGCGGCTGGCATTGTTATGATCGCCGGGTACGTGTACCAGTTTTGAGCCTGGGATGAGTTTTTGCAGGGCTACTTCGTCGCCGTTATCATGATCTTCGGTGCCGTCAATCAACAATACAGGGATCTTTACTTTGGCCAGCTCCTGCTTACTGGTTGATGGTTGCCATTTTTGCTGATAGGCCAGGGCCAGTTCATCAAAAGGATTACTGCGGATGTATTTAATCATCCCGTCAACATCATGAAAGCTTGTATCGCCCATCAGCGCCTTGTAAGCATGAATGCGGCGCGGCCATTCGGGATTGGTATAGGCATCGCCCATGCCGCCCATCACTGCTTTATGCACCCGTTTGTCTAATACAAAAACACGCGATGTAATGATCGATCCGCGCGAGTATCCAACAATATCATATTTTTTTAAACCGAGCGCTGTAGCCAGCCCCATAATGTCTTTAGCTTCGGCATCATTAGCGTAGCCGGCATCGGTATGCGGCTTATCAGATTGACCGTTGCCGCGCTGATCAAGTATGACCACCTTGTGGCCTGCGCTCAGTAAATCGGCATAAAGCTGTCCTTTTTTCCAGCCTTGGCTGGTGCCCGAAAAGCCGTGCACAAGTATCACCGGGAAACCATCGCCTTTAACTTCATAATAAACTTTAACACCATCCGGCGCAGTGTAAAAATTATCTGCCGATGGGCTTTGCTGAGCAAAAACGGTAGTGCCTGTTATCAGCATAAAAATTAATAAACCTATGTAAGCCGGTAGTTTTTTCATTTTTGGATGATTTTATTTGATGAACAGGTTGAGGATGCTTACACCGATAAGCCCGATAAAAGATACAAGCGTTTCCATTACCGACCACGATTTGATGGTATCTTTTATGCTAAGGTTAAAATATTCTTTATACAACCAAAACCCCGAATCATTCACATGCGAAAAGGCCAGGCTACCAGCGCCTATCGAAAGCACCATTAAATTAGGATTAACATGGTTTTGAATAACCAACGGTGCCACAATACCTGCCGCGGTTAACCCGGCAACAGTTGCCGAACCCAGACTGATCCGGATGATAGCGGCTATTACCCAGCCCAGCAGCAAAGGCGGCAGGTTGAGGGCCTGCAACTGGTCGGCTATTTGTGTGCTTACACCACTGGCGGTTAAAACCTCTTTAAAAGCTCCTGAGCCTGCTATAATTAAAAGGATAAGGGCTACATCTTTAACCGCATCGGTAAAACTGCCTGCAAGCTGGCCCATGGTTTTGCCTTGTTTAACGCCTAAGGTAAACGTAGCTACCAGTAAGGCTATCAGCATTACTATGGATGGATCGCCCAAAAACGCTATGATTTTTGCGGCGTCGGGGTCCTGGATATTAAGATAGGGGAACAAGGCGGTAAGCATCAGTAAAATAACAGGCAACAGGGCTGTTAAAAAACTGTTAGCCGTGCCCGGGAGTTTATCTTCGGGCAGTTCTTCGGCTCTGAAGGTTGCCAGTGGCTCGGATGGTATTTTTTTCAGGAACCGGGAAAACACAGGGCCGGCAAGTATTATGGCCGGGATGGCTATCATCAATCCGTAAATAAATGTAGTTGCCATGTTGCCATGAAATAACGCCACCAGGGCCGAGGGCGAGGGGTGGGGAGGCAAAAAACCATGCGTAACCGATAGCGAGGCCAGCATGGGCAAGCCTATATAAACCGCCGGAAGCTTGTATTTATAAACTACCGAAAATATAAGCGGAACCATCAGCACAAAACCAATACCATAAAACAGCGGGATGCCAATGATGAAACCTGCGGCAACCAGTGCTAACTGAATGCGTTGTGCGCTCGTATTTCCATGTAATTCTCCTGTAGCATTGATGTTTTTTTTGCTTACAGCCTTAACCAGCGATTCGGCAATTTTTTGGGCAGCGCCGCTTGTAGCCACCAGTTTGCCCAGCATTGCTCCAAGACAAATAATAATGAGCAACTGGCCTAAAATATCGCCCATACCCTTTTGCACCGAAGCCGTTACTTTATTAATAGGGATACCGAGCAGCAGGCCGGCTATAATGGATACGATAAGGAAGGCGATAAAAGGGTTAACCTTTATCCAGCTAACCAGTAAAACCAATAAAACAATGCAGGTAAAGATAGTTAGTAATGCCATTAGGTTGTTGTTATAAAGGCGGCCGAAGGCCA
The sequence above is a segment of the Mucilaginibacter celer genome. Coding sequences within it:
- a CDS encoding alpha/beta fold hydrolase yields the protein MKKLPAYIGLLIFMLITGTTVFAQQSPSADNFYTAPDGVKVYYEVKGDGFPVILVHGFSGTSQGWKKGQLYADLLSAGHKVVILDQRGNGQSDKPHTDAGYANDAEAKDIMGLATALGLKKYDIVGYSRGSIITSRVFVLDKRVHKAVMGGMGDAYTNPEWPRRIHAYKALMGDTSFHDVDGMIKYIRSNPFDELALAYQQKWQPSTSKQELAKVKIPVLLIDGTEDHDNGDEVALQKLIPGSKLVHVPGDHNNASRTPEFSKAVTEFLK
- a CDS encoding gluconate:H+ symporter, translated to MALLTIFTCIVLLVLLVSWIKVNPFIAFLIVSIIAGLLLGIPINKVTASVQKGMGDILGQLLIIICLGAMLGKLVATSGAAQKIAESLVKAVSKKNINATGELHGNTSAQRIQLALVAAGFIIGIPLFYGIGFVLMVPLIFSVVYKYKLPAVYIGLPMLASLSVTHGFLPPHPSPSALVALFHGNMATTFIYGLMIAIPAIILAGPVFSRFLKKIPSEPLATFRAEELPEDKLPGTANSFLTALLPVILLMLTALFPYLNIQDPDAAKIIAFLGDPSIVMLIALLVATFTLGVKQGKTMGQLAGSFTDAVKDVALILLIIAGSGAFKEVLTASGVSTQIADQLQALNLPPLLLGWVIAAIIRISLGSATVAGLTAAGIVAPLVIQNHVNPNLMVLSIGAGSLAFSHVNDSGFWLYKEYFNLSIKDTIKSWSVMETLVSFIGLIGVSILNLFIK
- a CDS encoding glycine zipper domain-containing protein, coding for MKKLMIYMSLLIGISLFVDTNAGAQTKKGISKQGKGAIIGGAGGAVIGGLATHSAGGALIGGAIGAGGGYVIGNEARRREEKRKRAARIAWRRAHPHHHYTTTKTTVTKTTTYH
- a CDS encoding multidrug effflux MFS transporter, with the protein product MNHELTSINPTTMTKQKYIILILILGSLTALGPFSIDMYLPAFTAIANYMHVSSDEVTLSLSSYFIGIGAGQLLYGPLLDRFGRKPPLYWGLGLYIAASLGCFFTTSLEVLIVLRFFQAVGSCAASVAAMTMVRDLFPVEDIAKVFSMLILVLGASPMLAPTIGSYISTHFEWQIIFLILTIIAVLILLAVIFLLPESYQPDPTYSLKPGPIIGNFLTVLKDAQFVTYAFGGAFAFAGLFAYVSASPIVFIDGFHLTKNQFGWLFAGLSVGFIGSSQLNSLLIKKYKSGQMINVSIICMVIISTVFFIGSLNHWFGLAATIALIFGVLCCVGICAPNTSALSLAPFTQNAGAASALMGAAQMAVGAGASIGISAIKIHSSLPMSVVMISSSVIALLIVFVGKRSIKHKVEASGDVVVGH